Within the Pseudonocardia alni genome, the region CTCGTTCGGCACCAGCTGCACCAGGTCCCGCCCGGCGCGCGGCCCGTCGGACAGCGCGACCGTCACCCCGGTGCAGCGACGGTCCCCGGCGCCGGGGGAGCAGTCCGCGACCTGCACCGCGGTGACGGTGCCGTGCACCTGCTGGGTGGGTGGGATCTCCGGGACCGGGGTCGCCCCCGACCACAGCAGGGCCACCCCGGCGAGCGTCGCGAGTACGCACGGCACGAGCAGGGCGACCAGCAGCCTGCGCACCCGTCGCCCGGCCGGGGACGCGGCGCCGTGTCCGTGCCCGTGCCCGTGTCCCCGGCCGGGGGCGGGCGGGGCCGGCGGGCCGGGTGTGGCACCGAGGTCGGCCTGGCCGGGGCAGTCGCCCCAGCCGCCCGGGTGCCCGGGGTGGGGGATCGGACCGGTCTCGGCGCCGTCGGCGGGGTCCGCCGCCGCGCCGCCCGCCGGTGCGGACCCGGGGCGGTTCTCCACGGGGGCCGGACGGCGCGGGGCCGGAGCGTGGCGGGCCCGGTGCCGCGCCGGTTCGCCACCCGGGAGCCGGTGCCCGCCCGAGGCGCCCGGGGGCCGGTCCTCGGCGCGCCGCCGCCCACCCGTCCGCGGGGCGGCGGGCCGCCCGCCGTCGGGGGCGGACGGGTCGCGCGGGACGGGCGGAGGCGGGGGCACCTCCGCATCCTTGCAAACGATCTTCGACCTGCGGGGTGCCGTTCGCCCGGACGCGACCGCCCGGCGACGACCGGTTGTCCGGTGTTCGAACTTGTGTTCGACTGACTCGGTGCGATGGAACGGACAGCAGGTCGGGGCGGACGGTGTCGGGAACGCGACGGCGCTGCCGGGGATGCGGGGGTTGCTGCGCTCGGTGCGCACGCCGGGGTTCGCGGACACGGTGTTCCACGAGGTCGAGGCGCGCTCGGTGCTGAACCGGGTGCCGTCGTCGTCGCCGGTGCCGTTCGGCTGGACGGTCAACCCCTACCGCGGCTGCTCGCACGCGTGCACCTACTGCCTCGTCCCGGAGACCCCGGTGCTCACCGCGGACGGCCGGTCGCGGCCGATCGGGGAGCTGCGCCCGGGTGACGAGGTGGTCGGCACCGTCGCCGACGGCGGCGGTCGGCGCCGCTTCGTCCGCACCCCGGTGCTCGCGCGCTGGTCGACGCGGCGCCGCGCCCAGGAGGTGACCCTCGACGACGGCACGCGGCTGGTCACCTCCGCCGAGCACCGCTTCCTCACCACCTCCGGCTGGGCGCACGTGCGCCCGGGGCGCTGCCGGGCCTCCGCGGACCGGCCGCACCTGGGCCCGGGGACGGCGCTGGTCGGGCCCGGTGCCGCCGCGGTCCCGGGCGGGGCCCGGCCCGACGGATACGCCGAGGGCTGGCTCTGCGGGCTGGTCCGGGCCGACGCGGTGCGCGGCCGGGTGCGGGCCGAGCCGTTCCCGACCGGCTGGGTCGAGCTGGAGGCGCTCGCCCGCGCCCACCACCTGCTGACCGCGCGGCCGGCGCCCGTGGCCGCCGGGATGCTCGCGGCGCCCGCCCCGTCGCCGGCGGCCTGGCCGCAGCGGCCCGCCCGCGGCTGGACGGCCGGTTTCGTCGGCGGGATCGTCGACGCCTGTGGTGAGGTCTCCGCCGGGGTGCTGCGGATCGTGCCCGGCGACGAGGAGCTCGCCCGGGCCTGCGTCGACGCGCTGCGCCGGCTCGGGTTCCGCGTGGCCTCCGAGCCGTCGGCCCGGCCCGGGGTGCGGGCGCTGCGGGTGCTGGGCGGGGTCGCCGAGCAGCTGCGGCTGGTCGCGGTGACCGACCCGGCCGTGGCCCGGGTGCGCGACGTCGGCGATGCCCGTGTCGAGGAGCCGCCCGGGGGAGCGCCGCGGGTCGTGGCGGTCCGCGACACCGGCACCCTCCGCCCGATGGTCGACATCACCACCGGTACGGGGGACTTCGTCGCCGCCGGGGTGGTCAGCCACAACTGCTTCGCCCGCAACACCCACACCTACCTCGACCTCGACGCGGGCGCGGACTTCGACTCCCAGATCGTGGTCAAGGTGAACGTCGCGCGGGTGCTGGAGCGGGAGCTGGCCCGGCCGTCGTGGCGGCGCGAGCACGTCGCGATGGGCACCAACACCGACCCCTACCAGCGGGCGGAGGGCCGCTACCGGCTGATGCCCGGGGTGATCACCGCGCTGGCCCGCTCCGGCACGCCGTTCTCCGTCCTCACCAAGGGCACCGTGCTGGGCCGGGACCTGCCGCAGCTCGCGGCCGCGAACGCCGACGTCCGCGTCGGCACCGGGGTGTCGATCGCGCTGCTGGACCGGGAGCTGCAGTCGCACCTCGAGCCGGGCACCCCGAGCCCGCGGGCCCGCCTCGACCTCGTCCGGCGGATCACCGACGCCGGCCTGCCCTGCGGGGTCATGGTGGCCCCGGTGCTGCCGTGGCTGACCGACTCCACCGAAGCCCTCGACGCCCTGCTGGCGGAGATCGCCGCCGCCGGGGCGAGCCGGGCCACGGTGCTCGCGCTGCACCTGCGTCCCGGGGCCCGGGAGTGGTTCCTGGCCTGGCTGGGGCGGACCCACCCCGCGCTGCTGCCGCGCTACGAGCGGCTCTACCGCGGCGGGGCCTACGCCACCCGGGACTACCGCGGGACCCTGGCCCGGCGGGTCGCCCCGCTGCTGGCCCGGCACGGCCTGGACCGGCCCGAGCCGAACCCGCGCGACCCGGGGTGGACCCGGCAGCCGGTCGCGTCGCCGCGGGCTGCGGAGCCCGGGGACGGGCAGCTGAGCCTGCTGTGAGAACCCGCCGGAAACCTGGTGGCAGACGGCCCGGGGGATGCCGATAGCCTTGACCGCCGTGATGCGAACCCACCCCGTCGGCACGCTGCGTGCCGAGAACGCCGGCCAGACCGTGACCCTCGCCGGATGGGTGGCCCGCCGCCGCGATCACGGCGGCGTGATCTTCATCGACCTGCGGGACCGCTCCGGATCGGCCCAGGTCGTGTTCCGCGAGGGCGAGATGGCCGAGCGGGCCCACCGGCTGCGCTCCGAGTTCTGCATCCAGGTCGTCGGCGAGGTCGTCCGCCGGCCCGCGGGCAACGAGAACTCCGACCTGCCGACCGGCGACATCGAGGTCACGGTCACCGAGCTGACCGTCCTGTCGGAGTCGGCGCCGCTGCCGTTCCCGATCGACGAGCACACCGGCGTCGGCGAGGAGATCCGGCTCTCCCACCGCTACCTCGACCTGCGTCGTTCCGGGCCCGCCGCGGCGATGAAGCTGCGCAGCGACGTGAACAAGGCCGCCCGCGACGTGCTGGCCGCGGAGGACTTCATCGAGGTCGAGACGCCGACCCTGACCCGGTCCACCCCCGAGGGCGCGCGCGACTTCGTCGTCCCGGCGCGGCTGCGCCCCGGCTCCTGGTACGCGCTGCCGCAGAGCCCGCAGCTGTTCAAACAGCTGCTCATGGTCGGCGGGCTGGAGCGGTACTACCAGATCGCGCGCTGCTACCGCGACGAGGACTTCCGCGCCGACCGCCAGCCGGAGTTCACCCAGCTCGACATCGAGATGAGCTTCGTCGAGCAGGACGACGTCATCGCACTCGCCGAGAAGGTCCTCACCGCGCTGTGGCGCCTCGTCGGGTACGAGATCGAGACCCCGATCCGCCGGATGCCCTACGCCGAGGCGATGGCCCGCTACGGCTCGGACAAGCCCGACCTGCGCTTCGACATCGAGCTCACCGAGCTCACGTCGTACTTCGCGGGAACCGGGTTCCGGGTCTTCCAGAACCCCTACGTCGGCGCCGTCGTCATGCCGGGCGGGGCGTCGCAGCCCCGCAAGGTGCTCGACGGCTGGCAGGAGTGGGCCAAGCAGCGCGGCGCCCGCGGCCTGGCCTACGTGCTGATCGGTGAGGACGGGCAGGTCGACGAGCGCGGCCCCGTGGTCAAGAACCTGTCCGAGGCCGAGCGGTCCGGTCTGGCCGAGGCCGTCGGCGCGCACCCCGGCGACTGCATCTTCTTCGCCGCCGGCAAGCCCACCGAGGCCCGCGCGCTGCTGGGCGCGGCCCGGGGCGAGATCGCCCGGCGGACCGGTGCGATCGACTCCTCGGCCTGGTCGTTCGTCTGGATCGTCGACGCGCCGCTGTTCGAGTCGGCCGCCGACACCGACGACGTCGCCGTCGGGGGCGGTGCGTGGACCGCGCTGCACCACGCGTTCACCTCTCCGACCCCGGAGTGGATCGACACCTTCGAGAAGGACCCGGGCAACGCCCTGGCCTACGCCTACGACATCGTCTGCAACGGCAACGAGATCGGCGGCGGCTCGATCCGTATCCACTCGGCCGACGTGCAGAAGCGGGTCTTCGAGATCATGGGCCTGTCCGCGGAGGAGGCACAGGAGAAGTTCGGCTTCCTGCTCGACGCCTTCTCGTTCGGTCCGCCGCCGCACGGCGGGATCGCGTTCGGCTGGGACCGGATCACCGCGCTGCTCGCCGGCGTCGACTCGATCCGCGAGGTCATCGCGTTCCCGAAGACCGGCGGCGGGTTCGACCCGCTCACCCAGGCCCCCGCGCCGATCACCGCCGCGCAGCGCAAGGAGGCGGGCGTCGACGCGAAGCCGACGGCGCCCGCGCCCGGCGGGTCGGCGCCCGGCCGCCCCGGGGAGACCGGCGGCGGTGCCCCGGAGAAGCCCGGCCCGGCCGCGTAGGCGCTGCACCTGCGGGTGGTCTGCCCACCCGGGCGGACGGTCGAAGGTCCGCAGCGTCCTCGACGCCCAACCCGGGGTGGGCCACCTGGTGGTCCACCCCGGGGTGGCGGTGCACCCGGCCGGTGACCTGGTCGAGGCCGACGTGGGGGCCGACCTGGTGGGCGCCATCGGTGCGGCGGCCGCGGTGCTGGTGCTCGCCCGTCGCGGATCGCGTCGTCGGGGCGCGGACCGCACGCTCTCCGAAGGGTAGGGTCCCCTTCGATGACCGATCCGCAGTCGACTCCCGGCGCGGTCGCGGCGGTGGCCGGGGCCGCGCGGTTGCTGTCGCGGCGGGCGGGCTCGGAGGTCGAGCTGTTCGAGCCCGAGGACCTCGGCGGCAGCGGCCGCTCCGTCGTCGCCCGGGCCCGGATGGCGAAGAACCCGTTCTCCGACCGGCGCAGCGTCGTCGTGAAGCACTACGCTCCGCCCGAGGACGGCACGGACCTGGCGTCGGACCCGTTCCGCTACGAGGTCGCGTCCTGCCAGCTGTTCACCGCGCTGCCCAGCGACGTCCGGCCCAGCCCGGTGATCATCGCGCACGACCCGGAGCAGCGGCTGCTCGTACTGGAGGACCTCGGCCGCAGCCTGACCCTGGCCGACAAGCTGTTCGCCCCGGACGCCCAGGCCGCCCGGACCTGCCTGCTCGGCTGGGCCCGCGGCCTGGGCCGGATGCAGGCCGCGACCGCCGGGCGGGAAGGTGACTTCGGGGCGCTGCTGCGCCGGCTGGGGGAGAAGGTCCGCCGGGACCCGGTCGCCGACCAGGCCCGCGCCGCGCTGGCCGGTCTGCCGGAGCTGCTGGTCGAGATCCTCGGCGTCGAGGTGCCGGAGATGGCGCTGTTCGAGGCCCAGGGCGGGGTGCGCCTGCTCGGCGGCACCGGGTTCCGCGCGTTCAGCCCGTCCGACACCTGCCCGGACAACAACCTGGTCACCAGCCGAGGGGTGCGGTTCGTCGACTTCGAGTGGGGCTGCTTCCGCGACGTCGTCCTCGACGCCGCCTACGTGCGGGTGCCGTTCCCCGGCTGCTCGTCGAGCTTCGCCCTGCCCGACGCCGTCGCCGACGCCATGCTCGACGCCTGGCGGGCCGAGGTCGCGCCGGTGTGGCCCGAGCTGGACGACCCCGAGCTGCTGGAGTCGCGCCTCGCCGACGCCCAGGTGCTGTGGGTGTGGTGGTCGACCTGGCAGCTGCTGCCGCGGGTGCCCGAGCGCGACGGCCCGATCGGTCCCGACGCCGGCCGGTCCCCGCGGATGTCCACGGCGCTGCGGCACTACTGGCGGGGCCTCGGTGTCACCGCGGAGGCGACCGCCCGGCCCGGCACGGCCGCGCTGGCCGAGGCCGTGGTGACCGCGCTCGACACCCGTTTCCCGGACGCGTCGTCGACGCTGCCGCTGTTCCCCGCCTTCCGCGGGGGCGAGTGGTAGGGACCCGCCCCGAGAGTTCCCACGGCGGTACGGGACCCGTCACCGGTTGCACACGGAAACGGTGGCTGCGGCGGTGATCGTGTCGGCGTGTCCCCGATGACCGCGCGCCCGTCCGTCGTCGATCCGGTCCTCCGCCCCGTCCGCCCCGTCGCCGTACCGCAAGCGACCGGGCGGCCCGTCCGGCACCTCGTCCTGCTGGGCGACTCCACCGCCGTCGGGCTGGGTGACCCCCTGCCCGGCGGAGGCTGGCGTGGGTTCGGCCCGTTGCTGCGCGACGCCCTCGACGATCCCGCCCACCCCGGCTCGGTCCGGCTGGACAACCACGCCCGGACCGGGGCGCGGATGGCCGACGCCCGGCACGGGCAGGTGCCAGCGGCCGCGGCGTCGGGGCCCGACGTCGTCGTGCTGTGCGCCGGGATGAACGACACCCTGCGCTCGGACTTCGACCCGGCCGCGATCCGGCGGGACTGCGCCGAGTCGCTGGAGCTGCTGCTGCGGGCCGGTGCGACCGTGCTGCTGCTCCGCTTTCACGACCACACCCGCGTCTGGCCGCTGCCGGGGCTGTTGCAGCGGGCGCTCGCCACCCGGATCGCGGCCCTGAACGGGGCCGTCGACGGGGCGGTGGCCGACGCCGTCGCCGCGACGGGGCGGTCCGCCGTCGGGATCCTCGACCTCGACACCGCAGGCAGCTACGACCCGGCGGCGTGGAGCGTGGACCGGTTGCACCCGTCCGAGCTGGGGCACCGGTTGCTGGCGCGTGGTTTCGCCGCGCTGCTCGGCGCCGCCGGGTTCGCGGTGCCGGGGGAGATCGGGCTCGACGCCGCCGGCGGGCGGGAGGTGACGGCCTGGCAACGGGGGGCGTGGCTGGTGGTGCAGGGGGTGCCGTGGCTCGTGCGGCGGTCCCGGGACCTCGGGCCGGTGATGGTGCGGGGGCTCGTGGAGGGGGCGCGGGCGCGGAAGGTGCCCGCCTGACCTCGGCGGCCCGGTCACAGGCGTCGCAGGAAGTTCCCGATCCGCTCCACGGCCTGCTCCAGCTGCGGCAGCGCCGTCGCGTACGAGCAGCGGATGTGCCCCTCGCCGGAGGGCCCGAACACGCTGCCCGGGACGACCGCGACCGACTCCTCCCGCAGCAGCCGCTCGGCGAAGGTCTCCGAGTCCAGCCCGGAGGCGCGGATCGAGGGGAACGCGTAGAACGCGCCCGCCGGCTCCGGGCAGTCCAGCCCGGCCTCGCGCAGGCCCTTCACGAAGACCCGGCGGCGACGGTCGTAGTCGGCCACCATCTCCGCGACGTCGCCCTCCGCGCTGGTCAGCGCCTCCACGGCGGCGATCTGCGAGATGTGCGGCGCGCACAGCATCGTGTACTGGTGCACCCGCAGGCACAGCTCCGCGATCGGCTCCGGCGCGGCGAGCCAGCCGACCCGCCACCCCGTCATCGCCTGGGCCTTGGAGAACCCGCCCAGGACCACCGTCCGCTCCCGGGCACCCGGGACCGCGCCCAGACAGGTGTGGGCGCCGGTATAGGTGAGGCGGTCGTAGATCTCGTCGGAGAGCAGGTACAGGTCGTGCCGCTCGGCCAGCGCGACGAGCTCGCGCAGCACCTCGGGCGGCTGCACCGCGCCGGTCGGGTTGGCCGGCGAGCCGATCAGGATCGCCTTCGTCCGCGGCGTCACCGCGGCCTCGACCGCGGCGATGTCGATCGCGAACCCGTCCTCGGCGCGGGTCGGCACCCCGACCGGCACCCCACCGGCGAACGCCACGCACGGCTGGTAGGCGACGTAGCAGGGCTCCGGGACGATGACCTCCTCGCCCGGGTTCAGCAGCACCCGGAACGCCAGGTCCAGGCCCTCGGACACCCCGGTCGTGACCAGGCACTCGGTGGCGGGGTCGTAGTGGGCGTCGTAGCGCGACGCCAGGTCCGCGCACACCAGCTCCCGCAGCTTCGGCAGGCCCGCGTTCCCGGTGTAGGTGGTGTAGCCGCGCTCCAGGGCGTAGATCCCGGCCTCGCGGATCCGCCACGGCGTCACGAAGTCGGGCTCACCGACACCGAGGGAGATGACGTCGTCCATCTCGGCGGCGATGTCGAAGAACCGCCGGATCCCCGACGGCGGGATCGCCGAGATCGTCGCGTTGAGGGCCTTCACGGGGTCACCGGCAGCCGGTGGTCGGGCTCCGGCTCGGCGAAGGAGTCGCCGTCGCGCTTGTGCGTGGCCAGCACGAAGTGCGTGGCGGTCGAACGGACCCGGTCGATCGTGGACAGCTTCTGGGACACGAAGTCGCTGACCGCGCGGATGTCCGGGCCGACGACCGTGCAGCGCAGGTCGTGCCCACCGGAGACGAGGTAGCAGTCGCGGACCTCGTCGAAGCGGGAGATGCGGGCGGCGACGTCGTCGAACCCGACCCCGCGGGCCGGGGCCACCGACACGTCGATGAACGCCGTCACCTGCGCCCCGGCGCGGCCGGCGCCGGAGTGGCCGTTGCCGCCGTCCTCGTACCGGGCCCAGTCCACGACGGCCTTGTGCCTGCGGATCACCCCGGAGCGTTCCCACTCCGCGATCCGGGCGTCGACCTCGTCCCGGGGCAGACCCAGCATGGTGGCGACGGTGTCGTGGCTCAACGACGCGTCACGTTCGAGCAACTCGAGGATCTCGCGCACGGCGTGACCCTACGACGACCGCCCGTCGCCGTGCCGCGGGCCGGGCGGGTCGGCGGTGGCCCGCCCCGTCCGACCGGTCAGGCCGCGTGCGGCAGCGGGGCCGCGACGTCCGGAGCGACACCGCCGCGTGCCGGGTCGAGCAGCCCGCACTCGAGGTCGACGAGCTGGACGCGCGTGCACGGACCGCACACGTACACCGTGCCGGTCGGGCCGTCGTGGCTGCTCCAGGCGAGTCCGCGGACGTCGGCGGGGGTGCGCGGACGGGAGCAGAGCGGGCAACTCGGGATCGTGTCCATGCCCCGTGAGCGTGCACGGGCTCTGTTGCGCGCCGGTGACACCGCGCGTCCGCGGCGTTGCGTTCCGGCGACGATCCGGGGTCGGCGACGATCACGCTGCGTACGCGTCGGTCACGAATCGGGGGCGAGCCGGTGAATTCGGCACCGCCGCACCCCGCCCGCAACTAGGGTCCGCGCGCATGAGCAGCAACGAACCGCCGCGGGGCGAGGACCCGCAGGCCGGTCCCGGGGGAGCCGCGACGCCCGGCGGCGCCCAGGAGTCCGGGCAGGCGGCCGGGAGCGGTGACCAGCCGGGCACGCCGTACCCCGGCGGGCAGCAGGCCGGGCAGGACGACGCCGCCACCGGCGCGCAGGAGCCGGGACAGCACGGCCCGCAGTACGGCCAGGACCCCGGGCAGCAGTACGGCCGGCCGTACGCGCAGGACCCCGGCCCGCAGTACGGCCCGCAGTACGGCCAGGCCCCGTACGGGCAGGACCCCGGCCCGCAGTACGGCCAGCAGTACGGCCAGGCCCCGTACGGGCAGGACCCGGGGCAGCAGTACCCCGGCCAGTCCTACGCCCAGCAGCAGTACCCCGGCCAGTACCCCGGCGCAGGCCAGTACGGCGGCCAGCAGCAGTACGGAGCCCCGTATCCCGGCCAGTACCCCCGGGCCGGGCAGCAGTACCCGGGCCAGTACCCGGCCGGCCAGCAGTACGGCGGCCAGTACCCGCAGGGCGGCTACGGCCGGCCCGCCTACCCCTCCGGAGGTGCCCCGCCCAGCGGCACCTCCCCGGACCCGCTGGTGCCGTTCTCCTTCGGCGACTGGTTCTCCAAGATCGTCGGCGTGCTGCAGCGCAGCGGGAAGCCGCTGCTCATCATCAACCTGATCGTGCTGATCCCGACCGCGGTCCTCAGCGGCATCAGCTACCTCCTCGACGGGGGCACGCGGTCGTCGTTCGACCCCGTCGACCTCGACCTCAGCACGGGGTTCGTGGCGGGCCTCGGCCTGACCACCCTGGTCCTGGCCGTGATCGCGGTCGTGCTGTCCGCGCTCGGCTACGCGGCGTCGGTGTTCGTCGTCGTGCGCGACGCGGCCCAGCGCCCGTGGAGCCAGGACCAGGTCATCGCGTTCGCGAAGAACCGCGCGCTCCCGGTGATCGGCTGGTCGCTGCTGGCCGGACTGCTGTTCGTCATCGGCTTCTTCCTGCTGATCATCCCGGCGATCTACCTGGGCGTGGTGTTCACCGGCGCGCTGATCGGGGTCGTCGTGATCGAGCGGGCCGGGATCGGCCGCACGTTCACGCTGGTCAACCCCCGGTTCTTCCCCGTGTTCGGCCGGCTCGTGGTGTTCTTCCTGATCGCGATCGTGTACTCGCTGGTGATCTCGCTGGTCGTCGTCGCGCCGCTGACGTTCCTCAGCCCCGTCCTGGGCCAGGTCGTGGGGACCCTGCTGCAGCTGCCGGTGCAGATCGCCGGCGTCGCCGCGATGATCGTCACCTACGCCGAGTGCCGCTTCCACGAGCACAACCCGGTGCACACCCCCGTCCTCGCCGACGAGATCGACCGCGCCTGAGCCGCCCGTCCACCCGGGGCCGGTGTCCTGGCAGGCTGGATGCGATGAGCACCGACGGCCTGTTCGACATCGACCCCGGGGGCGACGAGCGCGACACCGGTGACGGCGACGCCGTCCGCCCCGACGCGCCGCTCGCCGCGCGGATGCGCCCGCGCACCCTCGACGAGGTCGTCGGCCAGGCCGACCTGCTCGCACCCGGTGCGCCGCTGCGCCGCCTGCTCGACGGCGGCGCCGCGGCGTCGGTGCTGCTCTACGGCCCGCCCGGCACCGGCAAGACCACCCTCGCCCGGCTGATGGCCGGCGCCGGGGGAGCGGAGCGGCATTTCGTCGCCCTGTCGGCGCTCTCGGCCGGGGTGAAGGAGCTGCGGGCCGTCATCTCCGAGGCCCGCCGGCGTCGCGACCGCAGCGGCACCACCACAGTGCTGTTCATCGACGAGGTGCACCGCTTCTCCCGTACCCAGCAGGACGCCCTGCTCGGCGCGGTCGAGGACCGGCTCGTCCTGCTCGTCGCCGCGACCACCGAGAACCCGTCGTTCTCCGTCGTGTCCCCGCTGCTGTCCCGCTCCCTGGTGCTGCAGCTGCAGTCCCTCGGGGAGGACGACGTGCGCACCCTGCTCCGGCGCGCCGTCACCTCCGAACGGGGCCTGAACGCGACCGTCGCGCTCGCCGAGGACGGCGAACAGGCACTGGTCCGGCTCTCCGCTGGCGACGGGCGCCGCGCGCTCACCGCGCTGGAGGCGGCCGCCGACGGTGTCCTCGGCGCCGGCGGCGACCCGGTGATCGACCTCGCCGCCGTCGAGCGCGCCGTCACCGAGGTCGCCGTGCGCTACGACCGCGCGGGCGACCAGCACTACGACGTCATCAGCGCGTTCATCAAGTCCATCCGCGGCTCCGACCCCGACGCCGCCCTGCACTACCTGGCCCGGATGCTCGTCGCGGGGGAGGACGCCCGGTTCATCGCGCGACGGCTGATGATCCACGCCTCGGAGGACGTCGGGCTGGCCGACCCGACCGCGCTGCCCGCCGCGACCGCGGCCGCCCAGGTCGTGCAGCTCGTCGGGATGCCGGAGGCGCGGATCGCGCTCGCCCAGGTCACGGTGCACCTGGCGACCGCACCCAAGTCGAACGCGGTGATCACCGCGATCGACGCCGCAATGGCCGACGTCCGCTCCGGCAGGGTCGGCGGGGTGCCCCCGCACCTGCGCGACGGCCACTACGCCGGCGCGCAGAAGCTCGGCAACGCCGTCGGCTACCGCTACCCGCACGACGACCCCGACGGCGTCCTGCGCCAGCAGTACCCGCCCGACGACGTCGTCGGCGTCGACTACTACGCGCCGTCCGGGCGCGGGCACGAACGCGTCCTCGCCGAGCGCCTGCCCAAGCTGCGCCGCGTCGTACGCGGCACCCGGGACTGAGCCCGCGCGCTCAGCCGGTGGTCAGGGTCAGCCCGAGCGCCCCGGTCGCGGTGCGGATCGGGGTGAAGTAGCTGGTGCAGTTGCCGTCGCCGCCCGCACCGGTGTGCACGCCCTGGGCCTGCCCGGACGAGGTGATGTAGGGGGCGCCGGAGTCGCCCTCCTGCGCGCACGCCGCCACCGAGGTCAGCCCGGACTGGCTCTGGCCCTCGAAGTTCACCGTCATGTCGGTGCGCTGGACCGTGCCGCAGGACCGCCCGCTGGTGGACCCGTACAGGCAGACCGTGGAGCCCACGGGCGCCGGACGGCTCCCGGCCACCCGGATCCCCGACACGGTCGCCGACACGCCGCCCGGCTCGACCGCGATCGCGCCGACGTCCACCCCGCGGCCCGCGGTCTCGACCTCGGAGCCGATCGTCGAGCCGTCGCCGGCGGACCAGGACGACGAGCCCCGGGTGCAGTGCCCGGCGGTGATCAGCCAGTCGCTGCTGCCGTCGGAGGCGGCGAACCCGGCCGTACAGCGGCGGGTCCCGTCGGTGATGGTGTCGCCCCCGCCGACCGCGGCCTGCCGGTGCGCCGGCGCCGCCACCCGCTCCACCCGCACCGCGGACGGGTCGAGACCGCCGGTCAGGCCCGCGGCCAGCGCGTCGGCGCCCGGCCCGTCGACGACGCTCACGACGACCTGCTCGGTGCGGGGGTCGACGCCGTAGGAGTCCAGACCGGCGGGCATCCCCGTCGCGGTGCGCCCGGCCAGCGCCGAGAGCACCGCGGCCGGGTCGCGGCGCGGCTCGTCGCGCACCACCGGCGTCGCGCCGAGCGCGGTGACCAGCGGCGCGGCCGCGGCGTCCCAGGTGCCCACCATCAGCCGTCCGTCGGCCAGCCACGTCCCGGCCAGCGCGGGCCCGAGGGCCTCGGTCACCGCGGGCACCAGCGCCGCGGCGGCGTCCTCGCCGACCGTGACCGGGGGGAGCGCCGGGCCCGCGGTCGCCGGCACGGCCACCCCCACACCGATCGCGACGGTGCCGAGAGCGGCGAGCAGGAGGCGGTGCGGGCGACGCAGAGACACGAGCGGTCCTTCGGGCGAGCGGAGCGTGACACCCGGCCCAACGACGCCGCTCCGCCCGGGTCACGGCCCGCAGGCGGAGGACACTCCTCCGGCAGGGGTGGACGTCCGTCCGTGCCCGAGGTCTCCCCATGAGGACCAAAGCCCCTACTGTCCGTCTACCTATACCGCAAATTGTGCATGTTGATTGACCCCGAAAGGGTGCACCGGAAAGGTTGATCGCAGGCCGGGGCGCGGCCGAGCGGACCTGCCGGCAGCGCCGACCACCACCGGCGGAGGACAGCGCGACAGTCGCACCGCCCGACCTCTCCCGGGTCGGGCGGGCGGTGCCGGCGCCTGACGCGGCCCCGGGTCGCGACCGAGGAGAGCTGGGCAGATGCACGACGGACCCGTGGCCATCGCGACCGCACCCGAGGACGCCGCCGAGGAGGCCGACCACCGGCAGGCGGCGGACCTCCTCCCGCCGGAGGTGCTGGCCGCGGCCGTCGCAGGCGACGAGCGCGCGGTCGCGCTGCTCCTGGCCAAGGTGCACCCCCAGGTGGAGCGCTTCTGCCGGGCCCGGCTGGGCCGGCGCGAGACGATCCTCGGCTCGGCCGACGACGTCGCGCAGGACGTCT harbors:
- a CDS encoding intein-containing Rv2578c family radical SAM protein: MRWNGQQVGADGVGNATALPGMRGLLRSVRTPGFADTVFHEVEARSVLNRVPSSSPVPFGWTVNPYRGCSHACTYCLVPETPVLTADGRSRPIGELRPGDEVVGTVADGGGRRRFVRTPVLARWSTRRRAQEVTLDDGTRLVTSAEHRFLTTSGWAHVRPGRCRASADRPHLGPGTALVGPGAAAVPGGARPDGYAEGWLCGLVRADAVRGRVRAEPFPTGWVELEALARAHHLLTARPAPVAAGMLAAPAPSPAAWPQRPARGWTAGFVGGIVDACGEVSAGVLRIVPGDEELARACVDALRRLGFRVASEPSARPGVRALRVLGGVAEQLRLVAVTDPAVARVRDVGDARVEEPPGGAPRVVAVRDTGTLRPMVDITTGTGDFVAAGVVSHNCFARNTHTYLDLDAGADFDSQIVVKVNVARVLERELARPSWRREHVAMGTNTDPYQRAEGRYRLMPGVITALARSGTPFSVLTKGTVLGRDLPQLAAANADVRVGTGVSIALLDRELQSHLEPGTPSPRARLDLVRRITDAGLPCGVMVAPVLPWLTDSTEALDALLAEIAAAGASRATVLALHLRPGAREWFLAWLGRTHPALLPRYERLYRGGAYATRDYRGTLARRVAPLLARHGLDRPEPNPRDPGWTRQPVASPRAAEPGDGQLSLL
- the aspS gene encoding aspartate--tRNA ligase — protein: MMRTHPVGTLRAENAGQTVTLAGWVARRRDHGGVIFIDLRDRSGSAQVVFREGEMAERAHRLRSEFCIQVVGEVVRRPAGNENSDLPTGDIEVTVTELTVLSESAPLPFPIDEHTGVGEEIRLSHRYLDLRRSGPAAAMKLRSDVNKAARDVLAAEDFIEVETPTLTRSTPEGARDFVVPARLRPGSWYALPQSPQLFKQLLMVGGLERYYQIARCYRDEDFRADRQPEFTQLDIEMSFVEQDDVIALAEKVLTALWRLVGYEIETPIRRMPYAEAMARYGSDKPDLRFDIELTELTSYFAGTGFRVFQNPYVGAVVMPGGASQPRKVLDGWQEWAKQRGARGLAYVLIGEDGQVDERGPVVKNLSEAERSGLAEAVGAHPGDCIFFAAGKPTEARALLGAARGEIARRTGAIDSSAWSFVWIVDAPLFESAADTDDVAVGGGAWTALHHAFTSPTPEWIDTFEKDPGNALAYAYDIVCNGNEIGGGSIRIHSADVQKRVFEIMGLSAEEAQEKFGFLLDAFSFGPPPHGGIAFGWDRITALLAGVDSIREVIAFPKTGGGFDPLTQAPAPITAAQRKEAGVDAKPTAPAPGGSAPGRPGETGGGAPEKPGPAA
- a CDS encoding GDSL-type esterase/lipase family protein produces the protein MTARPSVVDPVLRPVRPVAVPQATGRPVRHLVLLGDSTAVGLGDPLPGGGWRGFGPLLRDALDDPAHPGSVRLDNHARTGARMADARHGQVPAAAASGPDVVVLCAGMNDTLRSDFDPAAIRRDCAESLELLLRAGATVLLLRFHDHTRVWPLPGLLQRALATRIAALNGAVDGAVADAVAATGRSAVGILDLDTAGSYDPAAWSVDRLHPSELGHRLLARGFAALLGAAGFAVPGEIGLDAAGGREVTAWQRGAWLVVQGVPWLVRRSRDLGPVMVRGLVEGARARKVPA
- a CDS encoding aminotransferase class I/II-fold pyridoxal phosphate-dependent enzyme, yielding MKALNATISAIPPSGIRRFFDIAAEMDDVISLGVGEPDFVTPWRIREAGIYALERGYTTYTGNAGLPKLRELVCADLASRYDAHYDPATECLVTTGVSEGLDLAFRVLLNPGEEVIVPEPCYVAYQPCVAFAGGVPVGVPTRAEDGFAIDIAAVEAAVTPRTKAILIGSPANPTGAVQPPEVLRELVALAERHDLYLLSDEIYDRLTYTGAHTCLGAVPGARERTVVLGGFSKAQAMTGWRVGWLAAPEPIAELCLRVHQYTMLCAPHISQIAAVEALTSAEGDVAEMVADYDRRRRVFVKGLREAGLDCPEPAGAFYAFPSIRASGLDSETFAERLLREESVAVVPGSVFGPSGEGHIRCSYATALPQLEQAVERIGNFLRRL
- a CDS encoding Lrp/AsnC family transcriptional regulator, whose amino-acid sequence is MREILELLERDASLSHDTVATMLGLPRDEVDARIAEWERSGVIRRHKAVVDWARYEDGGNGHSGAGRAGAQVTAFIDVSVAPARGVGFDDVAARISRFDEVRDCYLVSGGHDLRCTVVGPDIRAVSDFVSQKLSTIDRVRSTATHFVLATHKRDGDSFAEPEPDHRLPVTP